In Lacrimispora indolis DSM 755, a genomic segment contains:
- the allD gene encoding ureidoglycolate dehydrogenase, with amino-acid sequence MRLTEGQLHELISNKLQKAGLTKEHGDITADILTWSDARGIHSHGAVRVEYYSERIAKGGITIHPEFKFEKTGPASGIFHGDNGSGYAAAVLSMEEAIKMAKETGVAVVGAKHISHSGSLGYYVEMAAKEDLVSISMCQSDPMAVPYGGSDPYYGTNPIAFGAPGADGRNIIFDMATTVQAWGKVLYARSKKESIPSTWAVDFNGNPTTDSTLVNALVPIAGAKGYGLMMMVDMLSGILLGLPFGKHVSSMYEDLSKGRDLGQLHIVLDPNKFVGLERFKENITATMEELAAIKPAEGFDKVYYPGERGLLRKADYDKNGIEIVDDIYQYLISEDVHYDRYDHKNKFAE; translated from the coding sequence ATGAGATTAACAGAAGGACAATTACATGAACTGATCAGTAATAAGCTTCAAAAAGCAGGGCTTACAAAGGAGCACGGGGACATTACCGCAGATATCCTCACATGGTCTGATGCAAGGGGGATCCATTCCCACGGAGCCGTCAGGGTAGAGTATTATTCCGAAAGAATCGCAAAGGGCGGTATTACCATTCATCCGGAATTTAAGTTTGAGAAAACAGGCCCGGCAAGCGGGATATTCCATGGGGACAATGGCTCAGGCTATGCGGCGGCAGTGCTTTCTATGGAAGAAGCGATCAAGATGGCAAAGGAAACGGGAGTAGCAGTGGTGGGAGCCAAGCACATTTCTCACAGCGGAAGCCTGGGATATTATGTGGAAATGGCTGCAAAGGAAGACTTAGTTTCCATTTCCATGTGCCAGTCAGATCCAATGGCAGTCCCCTACGGAGGATCGGATCCTTACTACGGAACAAATCCAATCGCTTTTGGAGCGCCGGGGGCTGACGGCAGAAATATCATATTTGATATGGCTACAACCGTCCAGGCCTGGGGAAAGGTGCTGTATGCCCGCTCAAAAAAGGAGTCTATCCCAAGCACCTGGGCAGTGGATTTCAATGGAAATCCAACCACTGATTCCACACTGGTAAATGCGCTTGTTCCCATTGCAGGCGCAAAGGGCTATGGACTCATGATGATGGTTGACATGCTTTCAGGCATCCTTTTAGGCCTTCCCTTTGGAAAGCATGTGAGCAGCATGTATGAAGATTTATCAAAGGGCAGGGATTTGGGGCAGCTTCACATTGTGCTGGATCCCAATAAATTTGTGGGCCTGGAAAGATTTAAGGAAAACATAACCGCCACCATGGAGGAACTGGCTGCCATTAAACCGGCAGAAGGCTTTGACAAGGTGTATTATCCGGGAGAACGGGGACTTTTGAGAAAGGCAGACTATGACAAGAACGGGATAGAGATCGTAGACGATATCTATCAATATCTGATCAGCGAAGATGTTCATTATGACCGCTATGACCATAAGAATAAATTTGCTGAATAA